From one Streptomyces sp. ICC1 genomic stretch:
- a CDS encoding MFS transporter, translating into MTSQITVDGQGVVLGKEPDPAPVRTGLRGHPWLTLFAVAVGVMMVTLDGTIVAVANPAIQKDLGASLADVQWITNGYLLALAVSLITAGKLGDRFGHRQTFLIGIAGFAVSSAAIGLSGGVELVIGFRVAQGVFGALLMPAALGLLRATFPAEKLNMAIGIWGMVIGASTAAGPIVGGLLVENVSWQSVFFINVPVGVLALAFGLFILVDHRAENAPRSFDVLGIALLSGGMFSLIWALIKASEWGWGDLKTLAFLGGSLLCFAAFAVWENHVSEPLIPLGMFRSLPLSAGTVLMVLMAFAFMGGLFFVTFYLQNIHGMSPVDSGLHLLPLTGMMIIGSPLAGFAITKVGPRPPLVAGMVATAVACFGMAQLTPATSTLTMSLWFALMGLGLAPVMVGATEVIVGNAPLELSGVAGGLQQAAMQVGGSLGTAVLGAVMASKVAGTFGDNWAAAKLPPLTPEQLDLAEKGVQVGVAPVPPGAAEQVAQAITGVAHDTFVAGMSTAFTVAGVVAVLAAIVAGFTKRGENAAAGAGAAHI; encoded by the coding sequence ATGACTAGTCAGATCACCGTCGACGGCCAAGGCGTGGTCCTCGGCAAGGAACCGGACCCGGCGCCGGTCCGCACCGGCCTGCGCGGCCATCCGTGGCTGACCCTCTTCGCCGTCGCGGTCGGCGTCATGATGGTCACCCTCGACGGCACGATCGTCGCCGTCGCCAACCCGGCCATCCAGAAGGACCTCGGCGCCTCGCTCGCGGACGTCCAGTGGATCACCAACGGCTACCTCCTGGCCCTCGCGGTCTCCCTGATCACCGCGGGCAAGCTCGGCGACCGCTTCGGCCACCGCCAGACCTTCCTCATAGGCATCGCCGGCTTCGCCGTCTCCTCGGCGGCCATCGGCCTCTCCGGCGGAGTCGAGCTCGTCATCGGCTTCCGCGTCGCCCAGGGCGTCTTCGGTGCCCTGCTGATGCCCGCCGCGCTCGGGCTGCTGCGCGCCACGTTCCCGGCCGAGAAGCTCAACATGGCCATCGGCATCTGGGGCATGGTCATCGGCGCCTCGACCGCCGCCGGGCCGATCGTCGGCGGCCTGCTCGTGGAGAACGTGAGCTGGCAGTCGGTCTTCTTCATCAACGTGCCCGTCGGCGTGCTCGCGCTCGCCTTCGGCCTGTTCATCCTGGTCGACCACCGGGCCGAGAACGCCCCGCGCTCCTTCGACGTCCTCGGCATCGCCCTGCTGTCGGGCGGGATGTTCTCGCTGATCTGGGCCCTGATCAAGGCCTCCGAATGGGGCTGGGGCGACCTCAAGACCCTGGCCTTCCTCGGCGGCTCCCTGCTCTGCTTCGCGGCCTTCGCCGTCTGGGAGAACCACGTCTCCGAGCCGCTGATCCCGCTCGGGATGTTCCGCTCGCTGCCGCTGTCCGCGGGCACCGTGCTGATGGTCCTGATGGCCTTCGCCTTCATGGGCGGGCTGTTCTTCGTGACCTTCTACCTGCAGAACATCCACGGCATGAGCCCCGTGGACAGCGGCCTGCACCTGCTGCCCCTCACCGGGATGATGATCATCGGCTCGCCGCTGGCCGGCTTCGCCATCACCAAGGTCGGCCCGCGCCCGCCGCTGGTCGCGGGCATGGTCGCCACCGCCGTCGCCTGTTTCGGGATGGCCCAGCTGACCCCGGCCACCTCCACCCTCACCATGTCGCTCTGGTTCGCCCTGATGGGCCTCGGGCTCGCGCCCGTCATGGTCGGCGCCACCGAGGTCATCGTCGGCAACGCCCCGCTGGAGCTGTCCGGCGTGGCCGGCGGGCTCCAGCAGGCCGCCATGCAGGTCGGCGGCAGCCTGGGCACCGCCGTGCTCGGCGCGGTCATGGCGAGCAAGGTCGCCGGCACCTTCGGGGACAACTGGGCCGCGGCGAAGCTGCCGCCGCTCACCCCCGAGCAGCTCGACCTCGCGGAGAAGGGGGTCCAGGTCGGTGTGGCCCCGGTCCCGCCGGGCGCTGCGGAGCAGGTCGCGCAGGCCATCACGGGCGTCGCCCACGACACGTTCGTGGCGGGCATGAGCACCGCCTTCACCGTCGCGGGCGTGGTCGCGGTACTCGCCGCGATCGTCGCCGGCTTCACCAAGCGCGGCGAGAACGCCGCCGCGGGGGCGGGCGCGGCCCACATCTAG
- a CDS encoding TetR family transcriptional regulator: MTEERPAPPAPATGLRERKKRRTRDALLRAALLLFIAQGYEETTVDEITDAVDVSQRTFFRYFANKEEVAFAVQDLVESHFVAALRSRPAAEGPLEAMRAAVLDAWDTVEEAISDLVPVDLYMRSYRLIESTPALLAVHLRRSTELEERISRLIAEREGLDVDADPRPRVAVAAFSGVMRVTGRLWGQGEDTGVATIRRMTERYLDQIGPALAADWRRPV, encoded by the coding sequence ATGACCGAAGAGCGTCCCGCGCCGCCCGCACCGGCGACCGGACTGCGCGAGCGCAAGAAGCGGCGCACCCGCGACGCGCTGCTGCGCGCCGCCCTCCTCCTCTTCATCGCCCAGGGGTACGAGGAGACCACCGTCGACGAGATCACCGACGCGGTGGACGTCTCCCAGCGCACCTTCTTCCGGTACTTCGCCAACAAGGAAGAGGTCGCCTTCGCGGTCCAGGACCTGGTCGAATCGCACTTCGTCGCCGCGCTGCGCTCCCGCCCCGCGGCCGAGGGCCCGCTCGAGGCGATGCGCGCGGCCGTCCTCGACGCCTGGGACACCGTCGAGGAGGCCATCTCGGACCTGGTCCCGGTCGACCTGTACATGCGCAGCTACCGGCTCATCGAGTCCACCCCGGCCCTGCTCGCCGTGCACCTGCGCCGCTCCACGGAGCTGGAGGAGCGGATCTCCCGGCTGATCGCCGAGCGCGAGGGGCTGGACGTGGACGCCGATCCGCGCCCCCGGGTGGCCGTCGCCGCGTTCTCGGGCGTGATGCGGGTCACCGGGCGGCTCTGGGGGCAGGGCGAGGACACCGGCGTCGCGACGATCCGGCGGATGACCGAGCGCTACCTCGACCAGATCGGCCCTGCGCTGGCCGCCGACTGGCGCCGCCCGGTCTGA
- a CDS encoding alpha/beta hydrolase codes for MLATTGWTSVYRPEDGASARRAALTSWAQSRFGGRPLPAADAPAPIVARFFASLDGAQRARLAEAHPLVVGSLDGVPVATRYRANRIALQQAARSEEAHRGDVTLAPSDRATAGRRAHRFESLAEAGRQILMFDPTGSGLVAEVFGDLGTARRVSVIIPGVDTDALTFERTERRLTAPVGMAESLYEAERAAAPAGRTAVIAWAGYTAPSGVGMDAATGRMAVDGAARLRALTSALPGSSSVALFCHSYGSVVCGVAAHELPARVTDIAVAGSPGMRVDNARELGTSARVWSMRDTGDWIADVPHLEFGGLGHGADPVSPEFGARVLSAAGAKSHTGYFTPGTASLDNFAKIGTGAFGSTVCATGDDTCRRGISRADGS; via the coding sequence ATGCTCGCGACCACCGGATGGACCTCCGTGTACCGGCCCGAGGACGGGGCCTCGGCGCGCCGGGCGGCACTCACCTCCTGGGCCCAGTCGCGCTTCGGCGGCCGGCCGCTGCCCGCCGCCGACGCCCCCGCGCCGATCGTGGCGCGCTTCTTCGCGAGCCTGGACGGCGCCCAGCGCGCCCGGCTCGCCGAAGCCCACCCGCTCGTGGTCGGAAGCCTCGACGGCGTGCCCGTGGCCACCCGCTACCGGGCCAACCGGATCGCCCTGCAGCAGGCCGCGCGGTCCGAGGAGGCCCACCGCGGCGACGTCACGCTGGCCCCCTCCGACCGCGCCACGGCCGGGCGGCGCGCCCACCGCTTCGAGTCCCTCGCCGAAGCGGGCCGGCAGATCCTCATGTTCGACCCCACCGGCAGCGGCCTGGTCGCCGAGGTCTTCGGCGACCTCGGCACGGCCCGCCGGGTCTCGGTGATCATCCCGGGCGTCGACACCGACGCGCTCACCTTCGAGCGCACCGAGCGGCGCCTGACCGCCCCCGTCGGCATGGCGGAGTCCCTGTACGAGGCCGAGCGCGCGGCCGCGCCCGCCGGCCGCACGGCCGTCATCGCCTGGGCCGGCTACACCGCCCCGAGCGGGGTCGGCATGGACGCGGCGACCGGCCGGATGGCCGTGGACGGCGCCGCCAGACTGCGCGCGCTGACCTCCGCGCTGCCCGGGAGCTCGAGCGTGGCGCTGTTCTGCCACAGCTACGGCTCCGTGGTCTGCGGGGTAGCCGCGCACGAGCTGCCGGCCCGGGTCACGGACATCGCAGTGGCGGGCAGCCCCGGGATGCGGGTCGACAACGCCCGCGAGCTGGGCACTTCGGCGCGGGTGTGGTCGATGCGGGACACCGGCGACTGGATCGCCGACGTCCCGCACCTGGAGTTCGGCGGCCTCGGCCACGGCGCGGATCCGGTCTCCCCGGAGTTCGGCGCGCGCGTGCTGTCGGCGGCCGGAGCCAAGAGCCACACCGGCTACTTCACGCCAGGGACCGCTTCCCTGGACAACTTCGCCAAAATCGGAACCGGTGCGTTCGGTTCCACTGTGTGCGCCACCGGGGACGACACCTGCCGGCGCGGGATTTCCCGCGCCGACGGTTCCTGA
- a CDS encoding DUF4429 domain-containing protein, whose product MGDVLAGNHAVWEFDRTTDSMIIRFARGMRTPRLWHALGTRRIPLEALSGVSVTAGRRDTVVLRAHARAGADPLVEAAAGQLREACDPYRLVLPGDARGRAAAFAQALRERLGPAGPADRFLVAAPQPPLALKAYDARLAFDGACVAFRWSRTGATSTKWKAGDQRYPLSALTGLAWHSPDRPGAHLRLSVQGAPGDPRPDHDLASAVFGVGYGAVHESLPFAAAVLAGLRTRTPVASVPRPRADDRLRHLAELHGAGLLTDAEYTALRDRFAAEA is encoded by the coding sequence ATGGGTGACGTACTGGCCGGAAACCATGCCGTCTGGGAGTTCGACCGCACCACGGACTCGATGATCATCCGCTTCGCACGGGGGATGCGAACGCCCAGGCTCTGGCACGCCCTGGGAACCCGCCGGATCCCCCTCGAAGCGTTGTCCGGGGTGAGCGTGACCGCGGGGCGCCGGGACACCGTCGTGCTGCGCGCCCACGCGCGAGCGGGCGCGGACCCCCTGGTGGAGGCCGCGGCGGGGCAGCTGAGGGAAGCGTGCGATCCGTACCGGCTGGTGCTGCCCGGCGACGCCCGGGGTCGGGCGGCCGCCTTCGCACAGGCCCTGCGCGAGCGGCTGGGCCCGGCCGGACCCGCCGACCGCTTCCTGGTCGCGGCTCCGCAGCCGCCGCTCGCCCTGAAGGCGTACGACGCCCGCCTCGCCTTCGACGGCGCCTGCGTCGCCTTCCGCTGGTCCCGCACCGGGGCCACGAGCACCAAGTGGAAGGCCGGCGACCAGCGTTATCCGCTGTCCGCGCTGACCGGCCTCGCCTGGCACTCCCCGGACCGCCCCGGGGCCCACCTGCGGCTCTCGGTCCAGGGCGCCCCGGGTGACCCGCGCCCCGACCACGACCTCGCCTCCGCCGTCTTCGGCGTGGGCTACGGCGCCGTCCACGAGTCCCTGCCGTTCGCGGCGGCGGTCCTCGCCGGGCTGCGCACCCGCACCCCCGTCGCGTCGGTCCCTAGACCCCGCGCCGACGATCGCCTCCGGCACCTCGCCGAACTGCACGGCGCGGGCCTGCTCACCGACGCGGAGTACACGGCCCTGCGCGACCGCTTCGCGGCCGAAGCCTGA
- a CDS encoding aldo/keto reductase produces MTENTEHAEHAEKTGRLEKVELGKGGPLVGVQGLGCMGMSEFYGDTDEAVARRTLDAALDAGVTLFDTADVYGRGANEEFLAPFVAAHREEITLATKFAIERTDDPVYRGVRNDAAYIRRAVEASLRRLGTEVIDLYYMHRHDPAVPFAESVGAMAELVREGKVRHLGLSEVTGPELREAHAVHPIAALQSEWSLFSRDVERSAAAAAAELGVALVPYSPLGRGFLTGAFTDAAAELTAGDFRRDQPRFTGENARTNAALLAPVREIAAAHGATPGQIALAWVQRRAAVHGLTVVPIPGTRKPERVAENTAATRIALTEAELARLEPIASLVAGDRYPDMSATSVAREA; encoded by the coding sequence ATGACCGAGAACACCGAGCACGCCGAGCACGCCGAGAAGACCGGCAGGCTCGAAAAGGTCGAACTGGGCAAGGGCGGCCCGCTGGTGGGCGTCCAGGGCCTCGGCTGCATGGGCATGAGCGAGTTCTACGGGGACACGGACGAGGCGGTCGCCCGCCGGACCCTCGACGCGGCGCTCGACGCCGGGGTCACCCTCTTCGACACCGCCGACGTCTACGGGCGGGGCGCGAACGAGGAGTTCCTCGCGCCGTTCGTGGCCGCGCACCGCGAAGAGATCACCCTCGCCACGAAGTTCGCCATCGAGCGCACCGACGACCCGGTGTACCGGGGGGTCCGCAACGACGCGGCGTACATCCGTCGGGCGGTGGAGGCCAGCCTGCGCAGGCTCGGCACCGAGGTGATCGACCTCTACTACATGCACCGGCACGATCCGGCCGTCCCCTTCGCCGAATCGGTCGGCGCGATGGCGGAGTTGGTGCGGGAGGGCAAGGTGCGCCACCTCGGGCTGAGCGAGGTGACCGGGCCCGAGCTGCGCGAGGCGCACGCCGTGCACCCGATCGCGGCGCTCCAGTCGGAGTGGTCGCTCTTCAGCCGGGACGTGGAGCGCAGCGCCGCGGCCGCCGCGGCGGAGCTCGGCGTGGCGCTCGTGCCGTACTCCCCGCTCGGACGCGGCTTCCTGACCGGCGCGTTCACGGACGCGGCGGCGGAGCTGACGGCCGGTGACTTCCGCCGGGACCAGCCCCGGTTCACGGGGGAGAACGCGCGGACGAACGCGGCGCTGCTGGCGCCGGTACGGGAGATCGCGGCGGCGCACGGGGCCACGCCGGGGCAGATCGCGCTGGCGTGGGTGCAGCGGCGGGCGGCGGTGCACGGGCTGACGGTGGTGCCGATCCCCGGCACGCGCAAGCCGGAGCGGGTCGCGGAGAACACGGCGGCGACGCGGATCGCCCTGACGGAAGCCGAGCTGGCGCGGCTGGAGCCGATCGCGTCCCTGGTCGCGGGAGACCGCTACCCGGACATGTCCGCGACGTCGGTGGCCCGCGAGGCGTAG
- a CDS encoding MerR family transcriptional regulator: MSLTQTRYTISEVEARTGLTQHTLRWYERIGLMPHVDRSHSGQRRFSDKDLDWLAFVGKLRATGMSVADMVRYAELVREGGHTVGQRRELLERTRRDVRARIAELGDALAVLDYKIDMYAMHAVAEKADRT, from the coding sequence ATGAGCCTGACGCAGACGCGGTACACGATCAGCGAGGTCGAGGCCCGGACCGGTCTGACCCAGCACACCTTGCGCTGGTACGAGCGGATCGGCCTCATGCCGCACGTGGACCGCTCGCACTCGGGACAGCGGCGCTTCAGCGACAAGGACCTCGACTGGCTGGCCTTCGTGGGCAAGCTGCGCGCCACCGGGATGTCGGTGGCGGACATGGTCCGCTACGCCGAACTGGTCAGGGAGGGCGGGCACACCGTCGGCCAGCGGCGCGAACTGCTGGAGCGGACGCGGCGCGATGTGCGGGCGCGGATCGCGGAACTGGGCGACGCGCTCGCCGTATTGGACTACAAGATCGACATGTATGCGATGCACGCCGTCGCGGAAAAGGCGGACCGGACATGA
- a CDS encoding serine hydrolase domain-containing protein translates to MQSLRTIENWPVVTAAAAVVRADGTVLGAHGPVDHRFALASVTKPLAAYAALVAYEEGAIELDEPAGPQGSTVRHLLAHTSGLAFDEHRVSSPPGQRRLYSNAGFEVLGDHIAKATGIPFSEYVHQAVFEPLGMASSSLEGSPAKDGVSTVADLARFAAELQQPRLLDVRTVAEATAVVHPGLKGVLPGYGHQSPNDWGLGLEIRDGKAPHWTGSGSSPRTFGHFGQAGTFLWVDPDARAACVALTDRPFGPWAVEAWPVFTDAVLADLRRPV, encoded by the coding sequence ATGCAGAGTCTGCGGACCATCGAGAACTGGCCGGTTGTGACCGCCGCGGCCGCCGTCGTCCGCGCCGACGGGACCGTACTGGGCGCCCACGGCCCGGTGGACCACCGCTTCGCCCTGGCCTCCGTGACCAAGCCGCTCGCCGCCTACGCCGCCCTCGTCGCCTACGAGGAGGGCGCGATCGAGCTGGACGAGCCGGCCGGGCCGCAGGGCTCCACCGTCCGCCACCTGCTGGCGCACACCAGTGGCCTGGCCTTCGACGAGCACCGCGTGAGCTCCCCGCCCGGGCAGCGCCGCCTGTACTCGAACGCCGGTTTCGAGGTGCTGGGCGACCACATCGCCAAGGCCACCGGGATCCCCTTCTCCGAGTACGTCCACCAGGCGGTCTTCGAGCCGCTGGGCATGGCGTCGAGCAGCCTGGAGGGCTCCCCCGCCAAGGACGGCGTCTCCACCGTCGCCGACCTCGCGCGCTTCGCCGCCGAACTCCAGCAGCCGCGGCTGCTGGACGTCCGCACCGTCGCCGAGGCCACCGCCGTGGTCCACCCCGGACTGAAGGGCGTCCTGCCCGGCTACGGCCACCAGTCCCCCAACGACTGGGGCCTCGGTCTGGAGATCCGCGACGGGAAGGCCCCGCACTGGACGGGCTCCGGCTCCTCGCCGCGCACCTTCGGGCACTTCGGGCAGGCCGGGACCTTCCTGTGGGTGGACCCGGACGCGCGCGCCGCGTGCGTGGCGCTGACCGACCGCCCCTTCGGCCCGTGGGCCGTGGAGGCCTGGCCCGTGTTCACCGACGCGGTGCTCGCCGACCTCCGCCGCCCGGTCTGA
- a CDS encoding pirin family protein — MIDVRRGSDRYEGGDAQAGIATRHAFSFGQHYDPDNLRFGPVMACNEETLAPGAGFDEHPHSHTEIVTWVADGELTHQGATGAGTLVRPGDVQHLGAASGTRHVERNDGPGPLRFVQMWLAPLDTAGEPSYALVRGIADSTPYAVPAAGAVLHVRRPGAGERVAVPAAERVYVHVVRGDLRLDGEHGEEIGPGDSLRITGEPDLELVAGSPGELLIWELP, encoded by the coding sequence ATGATTGATGTACGCCGCGGCTCCGACCGGTACGAGGGCGGGGACGCGCAGGCCGGGATCGCCACCCGGCACGCCTTCTCCTTCGGACAGCACTACGACCCGGACAACCTGCGCTTCGGCCCGGTCATGGCGTGCAACGAGGAGACCCTCGCCCCCGGCGCCGGCTTCGACGAGCACCCCCACAGCCACACCGAGATCGTCACCTGGGTGGCCGACGGCGAGCTCACCCACCAGGGCGCCACGGGCGCCGGAACCCTGGTCCGGCCCGGCGACGTACAGCACCTCGGCGCCGCTTCCGGCACGCGCCACGTGGAGCGCAACGACGGCCCCGGGCCGCTGCGCTTCGTCCAGATGTGGCTCGCGCCGCTCGACACGGCCGGGGAGCCCTCGTACGCCCTGGTCAGGGGCATCGCCGACAGCACGCCCTACGCGGTGCCGGCGGCCGGGGCCGTCCTGCACGTACGGCGGCCGGGCGCGGGCGAGCGGGTCGCCGTGCCGGCGGCCGAGCGGGTGTACGTGCACGTCGTACGGGGAGACCTGCGCCTGGACGGCGAGCACGGGGAGGAGATCGGCCCCGGGGACTCCCTGCGGATCACCGGCGAGCCGGACCTGGAGCTCGTCGCCGGATCCCCGGGCGAGCTGCTGATCTGGGAGCTTCCCTGA
- the fasR gene encoding fatty acid biosynthesis transcriptional regulator FasR → MHSAHPAPAHPHSATLRRLEKSSGRLAANAIARMDETLPWYRAMPPENRSWIGLVAQAGIAAFTEWFRHPEAPQAISTDVFGTAPRELTRAITLRQTVEMVRTTIEVMETAIDEVAAPGDESILREALLVYAREIAFATAQVYAQAAEARGAWDARLESLVVNAVLSGEADEGALSRAAALGWNSPDHVCVVLGTAPEGDSELTVEAIRRAARHHKLQVLTGVLGDRLVVIAGGSDNPMQVAKSLIGPFAAGPVVAGPVVPDLLNATKSAQAAAAGLKACTAWQDAPRPVLADDLLPERAIASDPSAREQLVEEIYRPLEEAGSALLETLSVYLEQASSLEGAARMLFVHPNTVRYRLRRVTDVTGWSPSDVRSAFTLRIALILGRLADGDPQS, encoded by the coding sequence ATCCATTCCGCGCATCCGGCTCCCGCCCATCCGCATTCCGCGACGCTGCGGCGGCTCGAGAAGTCCTCCGGCCGGCTCGCGGCCAACGCCATCGCGCGCATGGACGAGACGCTGCCGTGGTACCGGGCGATGCCACCGGAGAACCGGTCCTGGATCGGCCTGGTCGCCCAGGCCGGCATCGCCGCGTTCACCGAGTGGTTCCGGCATCCGGAGGCCCCTCAGGCGATCTCGACCGATGTCTTCGGGACGGCTCCGCGCGAGCTGACCCGGGCGATCACCCTGCGCCAGACCGTCGAGATGGTGCGGACCACGATCGAGGTCATGGAGACCGCGATCGACGAGGTCGCGGCACCCGGTGACGAGTCGATCCTGCGCGAGGCGCTGCTGGTGTACGCCCGGGAGATCGCCTTCGCGACCGCCCAGGTGTACGCGCAGGCCGCCGAGGCCCGCGGGGCGTGGGACGCCCGGCTGGAGTCGCTGGTCGTCAACGCGGTGCTGTCCGGCGAGGCCGACGAGGGCGCCCTGTCCCGGGCGGCGGCGCTCGGCTGGAACTCCCCGGACCACGTGTGCGTCGTGCTGGGCACCGCGCCGGAGGGCGACAGCGAGCTGACGGTGGAGGCGATCCGGCGCGCGGCCCGCCACCACAAGCTGCAGGTCCTCACCGGTGTGCTCGGCGACCGGCTCGTGGTCATCGCGGGCGGCAGCGACAATCCGATGCAGGTCGCGAAGTCCCTGATCGGGCCGTTCGCGGCGGGTCCGGTGGTGGCCGGCCCGGTCGTCCCGGACCTGCTGAACGCCACGAAGTCCGCGCAGGCGGCGGCGGCCGGGCTCAAGGCCTGCACGGCCTGGCAGGACGCTCCGCGTCCGGTGCTGGCGGACGATCTCCTGCCCGAACGCGCGATCGCGTCGGACCCTTCGGCGCGCGAGCAGTTGGTGGAGGAGATCTACAGACCGCTGGAGGAGGCGGGTTCGGCCCTCCTGGAGACGCTCAGCGTCTACCTGGAGCAGGCGAGCAGTCTCGAAGGCGCAGCTCGGATGCTGTTCGTTCACCCCAACACCGTGCGCTACCGGCTGCGACGTGTGACGGACGTCACCGGCTGGTCGCCCTCAGATGTCCGTTCCGCGTTCACCCTGAGGATCGCCCTGATCCTCGGGCGTCTGGCCGACGGCGATCCTCAGTCCTAG
- a CDS encoding ACP S-malonyltransferase, translating into MLVLVAPGQGAQTPGFLTPWLELPGAAARVAGWSDAIGLDLAHYGTKADAEEIRDTAVAQPLLVAAGLLSASALGAPTAFGAVAGHSVGEITAAAYAGVLSDTDALSFVRTRGLGMAEAAAITATGMAAVLGGEPDVVVAHLEKLGLTPANVNGAGQIVAAGTMEQIAALEAEKPEGSMKVVALKVAGAFHTHHMAPAVAGLEKAAAALSPADPVLKYVSNKDGQVVTTGADVVARLVGQVANPVRWDLCMETFAELGVTGIIELSPGGTLTGLAKRALKGVPSVALRTPDDLEKAAALVAEHAV; encoded by the coding sequence GTGCTCGTACTCGTCGCTCCCGGCCAAGGCGCACAGACGCCCGGCTTCCTGACTCCCTGGCTCGAACTGCCCGGCGCCGCTGCCCGCGTCGCCGGCTGGTCGGACGCCATCGGGCTCGACCTTGCCCACTACGGCACGAAGGCCGACGCGGAGGAGATCCGCGACACGGCCGTGGCGCAGCCCCTGCTGGTTGCCGCCGGTCTGCTCTCCGCGTCCGCGCTGGGCGCGCCCACGGCCTTCGGTGCCGTCGCGGGCCACAGCGTCGGCGAGATCACCGCCGCCGCCTACGCCGGCGTGCTGTCCGACACGGACGCGCTGTCCTTCGTACGCACCCGCGGGCTCGGCATGGCCGAGGCCGCGGCGATCACCGCGACGGGCATGGCGGCGGTCCTCGGCGGGGAGCCGGACGTCGTCGTGGCCCACCTGGAGAAGCTGGGCCTGACCCCGGCGAACGTGAACGGCGCGGGCCAGATCGTGGCCGCGGGGACCATGGAGCAGATCGCGGCCCTGGAGGCCGAGAAGCCCGAGGGTTCCATGAAGGTCGTCGCCCTCAAGGTCGCGGGCGCCTTCCACACGCACCACATGGCTCCGGCGGTCGCCGGTCTGGAGAAGGCGGCAGCCGCCCTCTCCCCGGCCGACCCGGTGCTGAAGTACGTATCGAACAAGGATGGCCAGGTCGTGACCACGGGCGCCGATGTCGTCGCCCGGCTGGTCGGCCAGGTGGCCAACCCGGTCCGCTGGGACCTGTGCATGGAGACGTTCGCCGAACTGGGTGTCACGGGGATCATCGAGCTGTCCCCGGGTGGCACTCTGACGGGTCTGGCCAAGCGCGCGCTCAAGGGCGTACCGAGCGTGGCCCTGAGGACCCCGGACGATCTCGAGAAGGCCGCGGCGCTCGTAGCCGAGCACGCGGTCTGA
- a CDS encoding ketoacyl-ACP synthase III codes for MSKIKPSKGSPYARILGVGGYRPVRVVPNEVILETIDSSDEWIRSRSGIATRHWASPQETVAAMSVEASGKALAAAGIEPEKIGAVIVSTVSHFKQTPAVATEIAHRIGAGKPAAFDISAGCAGFGYGLTLAKGLIVEGSAEYVLVIGVERLSDLTDLEDRATAFLFGDGAGAVVVGPSDEPGIGPTVWGSEGDKSETIKQTVPWDEYRSTDSAEKFPAITQEGQAVFRWAVFEMAKVAQQALDAAGITADDLDVFIPHQANMRIIDSMVKTLKLPEHVTVARDVETTGNTSAASIPLAMERLLATGAAKSGDTALVIGFGAGLVYAATVVTLP; via the coding sequence ATGTCGAAGATCAAGCCATCCAAGGGCTCCCCGTACGCCCGCATCCTCGGTGTGGGCGGCTACCGCCCTGTCCGCGTGGTGCCCAACGAGGTCATCCTCGAGACCATCGACTCGTCCGACGAGTGGATCCGCTCCCGTTCCGGCATCGCCACGCGGCACTGGGCCTCGCCCCAGGAGACCGTCGCCGCGATGTCGGTGGAGGCCTCCGGCAAGGCGCTGGCCGCCGCCGGGATCGAGCCGGAGAAGATCGGCGCCGTGATCGTCTCGACGGTGTCGCACTTCAAGCAGACCCCGGCGGTCGCGACGGAGATCGCGCACCGCATCGGCGCGGGCAAGCCCGCGGCCTTCGACATCTCGGCGGGCTGCGCCGGCTTCGGCTACGGCCTGACCCTGGCCAAGGGCCTGATCGTGGAGGGTTCGGCGGAGTACGTCCTCGTCATCGGCGTGGAGCGGCTCTCGGACCTCACCGACCTGGAGGACCGTGCGACGGCCTTCCTCTTCGGCGACGGCGCGGGCGCCGTGGTCGTCGGCCCCTCGGACGAGCCGGGCATCGGCCCCACGGTGTGGGGTTCCGAGGGCGACAAGTCCGAGACGATCAAGCAGACCGTGCCGTGGGACGAGTACCGCAGCACGGACAGCGCCGAGAAGTTTCCGGCCATCACCCAGGAGGGCCAGGCGGTCTTCCGCTGGGCCGTCTTCGAGATGGCCAAGGTGGCCCAGCAGGCGCTCGACGCAGCCGGGATCACCGCCGATGACCTGGACGTCTTCATTCCGCACCAGGCAAACATGCGGATCATCGACTCGATGGTGAAGACTCTGAAGCTGCCGGAGCACGTCACGGTCGCCCGTGACGTCGAAACCACCGGCAACACCTCGGCCGCCTCGATCCCGCTCGCTATGGAGCGGCTCCTGGCGACCGGAGCGGCGAAGAGCGGCGACACCGCGCTCGTCATCGGCTTCGGGGCGGGACTCGTCTACGCCGCGACGGTCGTTACCCTCCCCTAG
- a CDS encoding acyl carrier protein, protein MAYTQDEIVEGLAEIVNEIAGIPTEDVQLEKSFTDDLDVDSLSMVEVVVAAEERFEVKIPDEDVKGLKTVGDAASYILKNQA, encoded by the coding sequence ATGGCCTACACCCAGGATGAGATCGTCGAAGGTCTCGCCGAGATCGTCAACGAGATCGCCGGCATCCCGACCGAGGACGTCCAGCTCGAGAAGTCCTTCACCGACGACCTGGACGTCGACTCGCTGTCCATGGTCGAGGTCGTCGTCGCCGCCGAAGAGCGCTTCGAGGTGAAGATCCCGGACGAGGACGTCAAGGGTCTCAAGACCGTCGGCGATGCTGCGAGCTACATCCTCAAGAACCAGGCCTGA